Genomic window (Mycolicibacterium smegmatis):
CCTCGTCGAGGTAGGTCAGTCCGCCGTCGATCTCGAAATCCGCGAGCCGGCGCGCGATCTCACGCGACGAGAGCGCCTCGATGCGCACCGAGGCGGCCGGGTTGCGGCGCAGGAACTCGTCGGTCACGAACGGGCTGGCGGGCACCGCTGTCGGGATCGCCCCGATGCGGGCGGTGGCCGTCAACCGTCCCTGCATCCGCTCGATGTCGGCGAGCATCTCGTCGCGCTCGGCGACGATGCGCTGCGCCCATGTCACAACACGACGGCCCTCCTCGGTGAAACCCTCGAATCGTTGTCCGCGCTGCACGATCGTGATGCCCAGATCGCGCTCGAGCCGGCGGATCGCCACCGACAGCGTCGGCTGACTCACGTGGCACCGCGCGGCGGCACGGCCGAAGTGCCGCTCGGAGGCGAGCGCGAGCAGATAGTCGAGGTGTTGTAACATCACATCGCTTGCCATGGCGCCTTCCGAAGTTCGTCGCTGTTTGATAGACAACGTCTATCACTGCATGTGATAAGCCAAATACGAACTCTGCCTCATCGACTGCCGGTGGACATCGCGCGCGGCTAGATTGGGCTTCATGACCCGCGCCAGTGACGTCCGAGATTTTGACGCCGATTACGACGATCACGATGTGATCACCTCCGGCCCCAAGCACGAGGCGGCCGGCGTGAAGGCCGTGATGGTTTCGATGCAGCGGGGACTCACCCAGATGGGACCGGTGCGCACCACCGCGGCGCTGACCCGCCTGAACCAGCGTCACGGCTTCGACTGCCCGGGTTGTGCGTGGCCCGAGGAACACGGCGGCCGCAAGCTCGCCGAGTTCTGCGAGAACGGGGCCAAGGCCGTTGCCGAGGAAGCCACCAAGCGCAGGGTCACGCCGGAGTTCTTCGCGCGCCACAGCGTCGCCGAACTGCAGAACAAGCCCGAGTACTGGCTGTCGCAGCAGGGCAGGCTCACCCATCCCATGGTGCTGCACGAGGGCGATACGCACTACCGGCCGATCGCGTGGGATGACGCCTACCGGTTGATCGCCGACGAACTGAACGCACTCGACTCCCCCGACGAGGCCTGCTTCTACACCTCCGGGCGCACCAGCAACGAGGCCGCGTTCCTCTACCAGCTCCTGGTGCGCAGCTACGGCACCAACAACCTGCCCGACTGCTCCAACATGTGCCATGAGTCCTCGGGTACGGCGCTGACGGAGTCGATCGGCATCGGCAAGGGTTCGGTGACCGTCGACGACCTGATCCACGCGGACGTCATCGTGATCGCGGGGCAGAACCCCGGCACCAACCACCCGCGCATGCTGTCCATCCTGGAGAAAGCTAAAGCCAACGGCGCCAAGGTCATTGCGATCAACCCGCTGCCCGAGGCCGGGCTGATCCGGTTCAAGGACCCGCAGAAGGTCCACGGCGTCGTCGGCCACGGTGTCCCCATCGCCGATGAGTTCGTGCAGATCCGCATCGGCGGCGACATGGCGCTGTTCGCCGGTCTGGGCAAGCTGCTGCTCGAGGCCGAGGACAAGGCGCCCGGCACCGTCGTCGACCACGAGTTCGTCGCGGCACACTGCGCGGGTTTCGACGAGTACGCCGCGCAGACCCGCGCGGTGGATCTGGACACCGTCGTCGAGGCCAGCGGCATCGACCGCACGCAGTTGCAGCGCGTCGCCGACATGCTGATCGGCTCCGAGCGCACCGTGCTGTGCTGGGCGATGGGTCTGACGCAGCAGCACCACGCCGTGGCCACGATCGGTGAGGCCACCAACCTGCTGCTCATGCGCGGCATGATCGGCAAGCCCGGCGCGGGTGTGTGCCCGGTGCGCGGGCACTCGAACGTGCAGGGCGACCGCACCATGGGCATCTGGGAGAAGGCGCCCGACGCCTTCCTCGACGCCCTCGACGCGCATTTCGGCATCACCAGCCCGCGCAAGCACGGCTACGATGCCGTCGACTCGATCCGCGCGATGCGCGACGGCAAGGCCAAGGTGTTCATGGCCATGGGCGGCAACTTCGTCTCGGCCAGCCCCGACACCGAGGTCACCGAGGCCGCCCTTCGCAGCTGCAATCTCACCGTGCAGGTCTCGACCAAGCTGAACCGCAGCCACTTCGTGCCGGGCCGCAAGGCGCTGATCCTGCCGACGCTGGGCCGCACCGACCGCGACATCGTCGACGGGCGCAAACAGCTGGTGTCGGTTGAGGATTCGATGTCGATGGTGCATCTGTCCCGCGGCAGCCTCAAGCCGCCGAGCGCCGAGCTGCGCAGCGAGGTGGCCATCGTGTGCCAGCTCGCGCGCACCCTGCTGGGCCCCGACCACCCCGTGCCGTGGGAGACGTTCGCCTCCGACTACGACACCATCCGCGACGCGATCGCCGCGGTGGTCCCCGGCTGCACGGACTACAACACCCGGGTGCGCAGGCCCGACGGCTTCCAGCTGCCGCACCCGCCGCGGGACTCACGCGAATTCCCCACCCACACAGGCAAAGCGAACTTCTCGGTCTACCCGCTGGAATGGGTTCCGGTGCCCGAGGGACGGCTGGTGCTGCAGACCCTGCGCAGCCACGACCAGTACAACACCACCATCTACGGCCTCGACGACCGCTACCGCGGCGTGAAGGGCGGCAGGCGCGTGGTGTTCGTCAACCCCACCGACATCGCCCGCCTCGGACTCAAGCCCGACGACCGGGTGGACCTGATCTCGGAGTTCGAAGGCCAGGAACGGTGGGCCAAGGACTTCCTGGTGGTGCCGTACTCGACGCCCGAGGGCAACGCCGCGGCCTACTACCCCGAGACCAATCCGCTGGTGCCGCTTGACCATACGGCCAAGAAGTCCAACACGCCGGTGTCCAAGGCCGTCGTCGTCAGGCTGCAGCGCCGCGAGGGAAGCGCGTCGTAATGGGCCGCGTGACCGCGCGGCGCCGCGCCCACCACGTGACCCTGGACCGGTCGGAGGCCCGCCCCGAGACACTCGTCGTCGAAGAGCCCCTGGAGATCCGGGTCAACGGCACGCCCATCACGGTCACCATGCGCACCCCCGGCTCCGATATCGAACTGGCACAAGGGTTCCTGCTCACCGAGGGCGTGATCCGCAGGCGCGACGACCTTCTCGCGGTGCGGTACTGCCGCGGCGCCACCGAGGACGGGGTCAACACCTACAACGTGCTGGACGTGACGCTGGCGCCCGATGTCCCGGCACCCGACGTGGACGTCACCCGCAACTTCTACACCACCTCGTCGTGCGGGGTGTGCGGCAAGGCCTCGCTGGAGGCCGTCCGCCTGATCAGCAAGCACTGTCCGGGCGACGATCCGGCCACCATCACCGCCGAGACGCTCGCGTCGATGCCCACGCAGTTGCGGCGTGCCCAGAAGGTGTTCAACAGCACCGGCGGCCTACACGGCGCCGCGCTGTTCGACGCCGACAGGAACATGCTGGTGGTCCGTGAGGACATCGGCAGGCACAACGCGGTGGACAAGGTGATCGGCTGGGCCGTCGAGCAGGAGCGGGTCCCGTTGTCCGGCACCGTGCTGCTGGTGAGCGGCCGCGCGTCGTTCGAACTCACCCAGAAGGCCGTCATGGCCGGCATCCCCGTGCTGGCCGCGGTGTCGGCACCATCGTCGCTCGCGGTGGACCTCGCGAGCCAGTCG
Coding sequences:
- a CDS encoding FdhF/YdeP family oxidoreductase, with product MTRASDVRDFDADYDDHDVITSGPKHEAAGVKAVMVSMQRGLTQMGPVRTTAALTRLNQRHGFDCPGCAWPEEHGGRKLAEFCENGAKAVAEEATKRRVTPEFFARHSVAELQNKPEYWLSQQGRLTHPMVLHEGDTHYRPIAWDDAYRLIADELNALDSPDEACFYTSGRTSNEAAFLYQLLVRSYGTNNLPDCSNMCHESSGTALTESIGIGKGSVTVDDLIHADVIVIAGQNPGTNHPRMLSILEKAKANGAKVIAINPLPEAGLIRFKDPQKVHGVVGHGVPIADEFVQIRIGGDMALFAGLGKLLLEAEDKAPGTVVDHEFVAAHCAGFDEYAAQTRAVDLDTVVEASGIDRTQLQRVADMLIGSERTVLCWAMGLTQQHHAVATIGEATNLLLMRGMIGKPGAGVCPVRGHSNVQGDRTMGIWEKAPDAFLDALDAHFGITSPRKHGYDAVDSIRAMRDGKAKVFMAMGGNFVSASPDTEVTEAALRSCNLTVQVSTKLNRSHFVPGRKALILPTLGRTDRDIVDGRKQLVSVEDSMSMVHLSRGSLKPPSAELRSEVAIVCQLARTLLGPDHPVPWETFASDYDTIRDAIAAVVPGCTDYNTRVRRPDGFQLPHPPRDSREFPTHTGKANFSVYPLEWVPVPEGRLVLQTLRSHDQYNTTIYGLDDRYRGVKGGRRVVFVNPTDIARLGLKPDDRVDLISEFEGQERWAKDFLVVPYSTPEGNAAAYYPETNPLVPLDHTAKKSNTPVSKAVVVRLQRREGSAS
- the fdhD gene encoding formate dehydrogenase accessory sulfurtransferase FdhD — encoded protein: MGRVTARRRAHHVTLDRSEARPETLVVEEPLEIRVNGTPITVTMRTPGSDIELAQGFLLTEGVIRRRDDLLAVRYCRGATEDGVNTYNVLDVTLAPDVPAPDVDVTRNFYTTSSCGVCGKASLEAVRLISKHCPGDDPATITAETLASMPTQLRRAQKVFNSTGGLHGAALFDADRNMLVVREDIGRHNAVDKVIGWAVEQERVPLSGTVLLVSGRASFELTQKAVMAGIPVLAAVSAPSSLAVDLASQSGLTLVAFLRGESMNVYTRPDRVMN